A portion of the Magnolia sinica isolate HGM2019 chromosome 17, MsV1, whole genome shotgun sequence genome contains these proteins:
- the LOC131230510 gene encoding uncharacterized protein LOC131230510 encodes MFRSHSGMCACTCSCSCNLRKALELALSAAASLVKVKQAQRKCYPSVATRGGAVIRPINWRYMKQGITVWLDVPLKALVRRIAAVGTDSCPLLHQESGDAYTKAEKEAFEEAKKVRRAQEEEAT; translated from the exons ATGTTTCGCAGTCATTCTGGAATGTGTGCCTGCACCTGTAGCTGCAGCTGCAACCTCAGGAAGGCATTGGAGCTGGCCCTTTCTGCAGCGGCCAG CCTAGTCAAGGTCAAGCAGGCACAACGAAAATGTTACCCATCTGTTGCAACTAGAGGTGGTGCAGTGATACGGCCAATCAACTG GAGATATATGAAACAAGGGATCACCGTTTGGTTAGATGTGCCTCTCAAAGCTTTGGTAAGGCGGATTGCTGCTGTAGGGACTGATTCTTGTCCTCTTTTGCACCAAGAATCTGGCGATGCTTACACAAAG GCTGAGAAAGAGGCCTTTGAGGAAGCAAAGAAAGTGAGACGGGCTCAAGAAGAAGAGGCAACTTAA